In Spirosoma aureum, a single genomic region encodes these proteins:
- a CDS encoding sialate O-acetylesterase, which produces MKGFKWSALLLSLMAIQTALADVRVSNVFGSHMVLQRRKPVPVWGWADPGEKVTVSFNSQTKAIKAGKDGKWTISLDPMEAGGPYQMTVAGKKNSVSFDDVLLGEVWVCSGQSNMEWQLQSAVNGKEEVKAANYPNIRHLMVKKAISLTPKDDIEGTWTVCSPQTASIYTAVGYYFARQLQKQLNVPIGLINTTWGGTHSETWTSRDALSQTDEFRTVASKLPASYEEVIQAGKERTRLLMEKQQGGLPTAAEERTWSDPALNTDHWKSMGMPGDWEWGGLPTLDGVVWFRREVVIPDDATLKKMTLRFGSVDDKDSTFVNGQLVGSSKGLLPRAYAIPDGLLKPGRNIIAVRVVDEAGAGGLAGKPEDVKLSGENLDIPLAGQWKYRVATVFPSSFNPGPNTYATQLFNAMLNPLIPYAIEGAIWYQGESNAGRAYQYRKAFPLMIQDWRKRWGRDFPFLFVQLASFNSANGDSKHGSSWAELREAQTLTLQLPNTGMAVTSDIGESKDIHPKNKLDVGNRLAAEAMRVAYAGTAKGETALGDASRGPMFGSMRVDGNRAIVTFQNVGTGLMVKDRYGYLKGFEVAGADQKFYYAKAEIQANTVVVHADSVSNPVAVRYGWADDNGDVNLYNKESFPAVPFRTDSWKGITEATKFGDQ; this is translated from the coding sequence ATGAAAGGTTTTAAATGGAGCGCTTTATTACTAAGTCTGATGGCGATTCAGACGGCTTTGGCCGATGTCCGGGTGTCGAACGTATTCGGTTCGCACATGGTACTGCAACGCCGGAAGCCTGTTCCGGTCTGGGGGTGGGCTGATCCAGGCGAGAAAGTGACCGTCTCGTTCAATAGTCAGACGAAAGCAATAAAGGCGGGTAAAGACGGGAAATGGACTATTTCACTCGATCCCATGGAAGCTGGCGGCCCGTATCAGATGACTGTGGCCGGTAAAAAGAATTCAGTCTCGTTCGACGATGTGTTACTTGGCGAAGTCTGGGTTTGTTCTGGTCAGTCGAATATGGAGTGGCAGCTTCAATCGGCTGTCAATGGAAAAGAGGAAGTGAAGGCTGCCAATTATCCAAACATCCGTCATTTGATGGTAAAAAAAGCAATCAGCCTTACCCCGAAGGATGACATCGAAGGTACCTGGACTGTCTGTAGCCCACAAACGGCTTCGATTTACACGGCAGTTGGCTACTACTTCGCCCGCCAACTGCAAAAACAACTGAACGTACCCATTGGCCTGATCAACACCACCTGGGGAGGAACTCACTCCGAAACGTGGACCAGTCGCGATGCGCTCAGTCAAACGGATGAATTTCGAACGGTGGCCAGTAAGCTACCTGCCAGCTATGAAGAAGTAATCCAGGCAGGGAAAGAGCGCACCCGGCTGTTAATGGAGAAACAGCAGGGAGGTTTACCAACGGCGGCTGAAGAACGTACCTGGTCAGATCCGGCGCTGAACACCGATCATTGGAAATCAATGGGAATGCCCGGTGACTGGGAGTGGGGCGGATTGCCTACGCTGGATGGGGTCGTCTGGTTCCGGCGTGAGGTGGTGATCCCGGATGATGCTACGCTCAAAAAAATGACGCTTCGCTTCGGGTCGGTCGACGATAAAGATTCAACTTTTGTCAACGGTCAATTAGTAGGAAGTTCGAAAGGATTACTTCCCCGTGCGTATGCCATTCCCGATGGTTTGCTAAAGCCGGGCCGTAATATTATTGCCGTTCGGGTTGTGGACGAAGCGGGAGCAGGGGGCTTAGCGGGGAAACCGGAAGACGTGAAACTTTCGGGCGAGAATCTGGATATTCCGCTCGCTGGCCAATGGAAGTATCGGGTAGCCACGGTGTTTCCATCGTCGTTCAATCCGGGCCCGAATACGTATGCGACGCAGTTGTTCAATGCCATGCTGAATCCACTAATTCCGTATGCTATTGAAGGGGCAATCTGGTATCAGGGTGAATCGAACGCGGGCCGGGCTTACCAATACCGCAAAGCATTTCCGCTCATGATTCAGGACTGGCGGAAACGCTGGGGTAGAGATTTTCCATTCCTGTTTGTTCAATTAGCCAGCTTTAATTCGGCTAATGGTGATAGTAAGCATGGCAGTAGCTGGGCTGAACTTCGTGAAGCACAGACCCTGACCCTTCAGCTCCCCAATACGGGTATGGCTGTAACGTCGGACATTGGTGAGTCAAAGGATATTCACCCTAAAAACAAACTGGACGTTGGGAATCGTCTTGCCGCCGAAGCCATGCGGGTGGCCTATGCCGGAACGGCTAAAGGAGAGACCGCTTTGGGTGATGCTTCGCGCGGACCTATGTTTGGTAGTATGCGCGTTGATGGAAATCGTGCCATTGTGACCTTCCAGAATGTCGGTACTGGACTGATGGTGAAGGACCGATATGGCTATCTGAAAGGATTTGAAGTTGCCGGAGCCGATCAGAAGTTTTATTACGCGAAAGCCGAAATACAAGCCAATACGGTGGTCGTTCACGCTGATTCAGTTAGCAATCCCGTTGCTGTCCGGTATGGTTGGGCCGACGATAACGGCGACGTGAATCTCTATAACAAAGAGTCTTTTCCGGCCGTACCGTTCCGTACCGATTCCTGGAAAGGCATTACCGAAGCGACTAAATTTGGTGATCAATGA
- a CDS encoding sensor histidine kinase translates to MAEIAGSYLTNRQRWQLATTVFAIYWPIRLYVAINQFSLTLFRKVWPFWIMEIIVTILFFYLWITVTDWFHQRIFRLFNKGFLIEFNLPAQLATLLIAVGLAVLFNMGFYRLWLVMARLEPIQQSTSIQSPANLRRANRFADGGQHQKVDNGLTIMAMLAAFYLAANRRGYKQLEDIRVKAEQMKQEAAQAQFVALKNQVNPHFLFNSFSILSSLIAVNPKLSIQFVGQLAKSYRYVLEQHDAQCVKLRDELDFVKAYTFLLHIRFSDKFRVITNIPQEKADQYSIAPLTLQLLIENAVKHNQMSSEVPLLVTIDMEQEYLLVTNLIRLRPKTEVSTGLGLKNIIKRYQLLTDRPVLIEDQANVFLIKIPLLE, encoded by the coding sequence ATGGCAGAAATCGCGGGGAGCTACCTAACGAATCGGCAACGGTGGCAACTGGCAACGACCGTTTTTGCTATTTACTGGCCCATTCGACTGTACGTAGCCATCAATCAGTTCTCGCTGACGCTTTTCAGAAAGGTATGGCCTTTCTGGATCATGGAAATTATCGTTACGATTCTTTTCTTTTACCTCTGGATCACTGTAACCGATTGGTTTCATCAACGGATTTTCAGGCTATTCAATAAAGGTTTTCTCATTGAATTCAATTTACCGGCCCAACTGGCTACGTTACTGATTGCGGTTGGACTAGCGGTTTTGTTTAACATGGGGTTCTATCGCTTGTGGTTAGTTATGGCCCGGCTGGAGCCCATCCAGCAGTCAACATCGATTCAGTCGCCAGCGAACCTACGCCGGGCGAATCGATTTGCGGACGGTGGTCAGCATCAAAAAGTTGATAATGGATTGACTATCATGGCCATGTTAGCAGCCTTTTACTTAGCAGCTAACCGCAGAGGTTACAAGCAGTTAGAAGACATCCGCGTGAAAGCGGAGCAAATGAAACAGGAGGCCGCACAAGCTCAGTTTGTAGCCCTGAAGAATCAGGTCAATCCGCATTTCCTGTTCAATAGCTTCAGTATTCTTTCTTCGCTCATTGCGGTAAACCCGAAGCTCTCTATTCAGTTTGTGGGGCAATTGGCCAAATCGTACCGCTATGTTTTAGAGCAACATGATGCCCAATGTGTTAAACTCCGGGATGAACTAGACTTCGTGAAAGCGTATACGTTTTTGCTACACATTCGCTTCAGCGACAAGTTTCGGGTCATTACGAATATTCCGCAGGAGAAAGCGGATCAATATAGCATCGCTCCACTGACCCTACAGTTATTGATTGAGAATGCAGTCAAACACAATCAAATGTCGAGTGAAGTGCCCTTACTGGTCACGATCGATATGGAGCAGGAATATTTACTGGTCACCAATTTGATTCGACTTCGGCCCAAAACCGAAGTATCGACGGGGCTGGGTTTAAAAAACATCATCAAACGCTATCAACTGCTGACGGATCGGCCCGTATTAATTGAGGATCAGGCGAATGTGTTTCTGATAAAAATCCCCTTGCTCGAATGA
- a CDS encoding esterase: MKTLINARSFLLLCATLISMRAMAQMPQRTTTPNDTLNSPKVLGDKRVIIQIYAPKASEVTVGGDFLSGQKPLSLTKNEQGVWSVAIGPLKPDYYSYTLTVDGVRTMDPKNPVVKQGISSLENMMAVPGPETAFEDNRAVPHGEVRAVWYSSNTLGMMRRMHVYTPPGYEKGAGKYPVFYLLHGGGDDDSGWNTIGRSGFILDNLIAAGKAKPMIVVMPNGSMPLPPQTGTPDAQTMNRLRDLFAGELLKEIMPTVEKNYRTLATPDNRAIAGLSMGGFQTLDVTLTHPELFNYVGVFSSGFFGATADEADTKYAKVLNDPSFNKGKKLFWVSIGKDDFVMEANKKTLALLDKHNIKYQYKESSGGHTWINWRQYLNEYTPMLFR, encoded by the coding sequence ATGAAAACGTTGATCAATGCCCGCAGTTTTCTGCTACTATGTGCTACCCTAATTTCGATGAGAGCCATGGCTCAAATGCCCCAGCGAACAACAACACCCAACGACACTCTCAATTCGCCTAAGGTATTGGGCGATAAGCGGGTGATCATTCAGATCTATGCGCCCAAAGCGAGTGAGGTAACAGTGGGCGGGGACTTCCTGTCCGGACAGAAACCCCTTAGCCTGACCAAAAACGAACAGGGCGTCTGGTCGGTAGCGATTGGTCCATTGAAACCCGATTATTACTCGTATACCTTAACCGTGGATGGCGTACGAACAATGGACCCCAAGAACCCGGTTGTCAAGCAGGGGATCAGTAGCTTAGAAAACATGATGGCAGTGCCGGGTCCCGAAACGGCTTTCGAAGATAATCGGGCGGTGCCCCATGGCGAGGTGCGGGCCGTCTGGTATTCGTCGAACACATTGGGCATGATGCGCCGGATGCACGTTTATACGCCACCCGGTTACGAAAAAGGCGCGGGTAAATATCCTGTCTTTTATTTGCTGCATGGCGGAGGTGATGATGATTCCGGCTGGAATACCATCGGTCGGTCGGGCTTCATTCTCGATAATCTGATAGCGGCAGGAAAGGCAAAACCCATGATTGTCGTGATGCCCAATGGCAGTATGCCGCTGCCCCCTCAAACAGGTACGCCCGATGCGCAAACAATGAACCGGTTGCGGGATTTGTTTGCCGGCGAACTCTTGAAAGAGATCATGCCTACCGTCGAGAAAAATTACCGCACCTTGGCTACCCCTGACAACCGGGCCATTGCGGGTCTGTCGATGGGTGGCTTTCAAACATTGGACGTGACCCTCACCCATCCTGAATTATTTAATTACGTTGGTGTATTTAGTTCAGGTTTCTTTGGCGCTACCGCCGATGAGGCCGACACAAAATATGCGAAGGTTTTGAACGATCCATCCTTCAACAAGGGGAAAAAACTTTTCTGGGTGAGCATTGGTAAAGATGATTTTGTGATGGAAGCCAACAAAAAAACGCTGGCCCTACTCGACAAACACAACATTAAATACCAATATAAAGAGAGTTCCGGTGGCCACACCTGGATTAACTGGCGGCAATACCTTAATGAATACACACCCATGTTATTCAGATAA
- a CDS encoding LytR/AlgR family response regulator transcription factor, protein MNVLIIEDEPLTAQNLELLLYEYDPQIRVLAQLPSVSKSVQWFRAPQPLQPDLIFLDIHLEDDLGFSLIKELNLTIPIIFTTAFDQYALQAFKANSIDYLLKPIEAEELAAAIDKFKLVRQNPSTTLLDTTALNQLMKKLDPPAYRDRFLVSIGPRLRTIRTDEIAYFFFEDKATFVTPHSGIPVSIDYSLDRLGQLVDPDHFYRVNRSFLVSASAIKSVYAYTGSKLKVELVPQPRQEVFVSVDRVTSFKEWMGK, encoded by the coding sequence ATGAATGTATTAATTATTGAAGATGAGCCCCTGACAGCCCAGAATCTGGAACTACTCCTGTATGAGTATGATCCTCAGATTCGTGTACTCGCTCAGCTCCCATCGGTCAGCAAATCGGTTCAATGGTTTAGAGCTCCGCAGCCTCTTCAGCCGGACTTGATTTTTCTGGATATTCACCTGGAAGATGACCTGGGCTTCAGTTTAATCAAAGAACTGAATCTAACGATTCCAATCATATTTACGACGGCATTTGATCAGTATGCCCTGCAGGCTTTCAAGGCCAACAGTATCGATTATTTACTTAAACCGATTGAGGCTGAAGAGCTGGCTGCTGCCATTGACAAGTTTAAACTGGTTCGGCAAAACCCGTCAACGACCTTGCTGGATACAACGGCTTTGAATCAGTTGATGAAAAAACTGGACCCGCCTGCTTACCGCGATCGGTTCCTGGTGAGTATCGGACCTCGGCTTCGAACGATTCGAACCGACGAAATCGCTTATTTCTTTTTCGAGGATAAAGCAACGTTTGTAACACCCCATTCGGGCATTCCCGTATCGATCGATTATAGTCTGGATCGATTGGGGCAACTCGTCGATCCGGATCACTTCTATCGCGTCAATCGATCGTTTCTGGTCAGCGCGTCGGCGATCAAATCTGTTTATGCTTACACCGGTAGCAAACTCAAAGTAGAACTTGTTCCTCAACCCCGTCAGGAGGTATTTGTCAGCGTTGATCGGGTGACCAGTTTCAAAGAATGGATGGGAAAATAA
- a CDS encoding amidohydrolase family protein, with the protein MKTRLVLLIFLLVAARSNAQTTPPGRPLPIIDVHVHAMKVNTSFAVEMCPWFLRDMPGGDPNQQMRAFLNAQCVDPLQPAKSDAEMQASVLETMKRLNMTIVAYGDPQILRQWKKAAPDRVIAGIGVSSPNQMTVQAFTDSMSSGFYQVMGEVAPQYQGLSPSDMSLDAYFAVAEKQNVPVGIHMGTGGNGMANLTQASYRASLGRPFLLEDLLARHPKLKIWVMHAGYPMIDEMIALMGANAYVYVDLAGFIWSYPQAEIHAYLKRLVQAGFGKRIMYGTDFMIWPKLFETSLSVIENADYLSFDQKRDILFNNAVRFFRLDASKFK; encoded by the coding sequence ATGAAAACACGATTAGTACTCCTGATCTTTTTACTGGTAGCCGCTCGCTCAAACGCGCAAACGACACCCCCCGGCCGACCACTACCCATCATCGACGTGCATGTTCACGCCATGAAAGTTAATACCAGCTTTGCCGTTGAGATGTGTCCCTGGTTTCTGAGAGATATGCCGGGGGGCGACCCCAATCAACAGATGAGGGCTTTCCTCAATGCCCAATGTGTTGATCCCCTGCAACCGGCCAAATCCGATGCGGAAATGCAGGCCTCCGTGCTGGAAACCATGAAGCGACTCAACATGACCATTGTTGCGTATGGTGATCCCCAGATTTTACGACAATGGAAAAAAGCGGCCCCAGACCGGGTAATTGCAGGAATTGGCGTTAGCTCGCCCAATCAGATGACCGTACAGGCGTTTACGGATTCGATGTCTTCGGGTTTTTATCAGGTAATGGGCGAAGTGGCTCCCCAGTATCAGGGCCTTTCGCCCAGCGATATGTCGCTCGATGCTTATTTTGCGGTAGCCGAAAAACAAAATGTTCCGGTGGGTATTCACATGGGTACGGGCGGCAATGGCATGGCCAATCTTACGCAGGCTTCGTACCGGGCCTCGCTCGGCCGACCGTTTCTACTTGAAGATTTATTGGCTCGCCATCCCAAACTGAAAATATGGGTTATGCATGCCGGTTATCCCATGATCGATGAAATGATTGCGCTAATGGGCGCGAATGCCTATGTGTATGTAGATCTGGCCGGTTTTATCTGGAGCTATCCACAGGCCGAAATTCATGCTTACCTCAAACGGCTGGTACAGGCTGGATTTGGCAAGCGGATTATGTATGGTACGGATTTTATGATCTGGCCAAAATTATTTGAAACGTCACTCAGCGTCATTGAGAATGCGGATTATTTGTCATTCGATCAGAAACGCGACATTTTATTCAATAATGCCGTTCGCTTTTTTCGGTTGGATGCCAGCAAATTTAAGTAA
- a CDS encoding carboxylesterase/lipase family protein — protein MNLNPTRFLALLLVGSLPVTAQKTAPAGLPLVTGSKTAVVTTESGSVRGFIHNGIYTYKGIPYAKAKRFMAPTKPDSWTGVRSSMAYGPVCPIMTPTSQVNDESEFVYHHDWGYANEDCLRLNVWSPQVATSGSAVARKRPVMVWLHGGGYSAGSSQELPSYDGENLSRTGDVVLVSVNHRLNVLGFLDLSDYGATYKASANVGMMDLVAALQWVHANIDQFGGDPSNVTIFGQSGGGGKVSTLMYTPSAKGLIHKAIAESGTAPQFQERDITHRVGAAVLAELGLTASQIDSIQTVPYEKLAAAGNRAVQKVRQQLAAEGKSVMGLGWGPSRDGTFLPYQPTQPEALALSSDVPLLVGSTKNEFMPSLSGNLRDATPEQAKAQLQKRFGDKTDAYITAVKQAYPKDSKASDLMDIDDRFRSNTLKLANLKSAHTTAPVYVYLFTWQSPVMDGAYKAVHCMEIPFVFNNIARCEEMTGGGKEAYDLARKMSQSWVSFARTGNPNYKELPNWQPYTEATGTTMLFDNQCVIKNHPDKEIQALATSSSSRLP, from the coding sequence ATGAACCTAAACCCTACCCGTTTTCTGGCCCTTTTACTGGTCGGTTCATTACCAGTCACCGCTCAAAAAACGGCTCCGGCCGGGCTGCCTTTGGTTACGGGCAGCAAGACGGCCGTTGTCACAACCGAGTCCGGCTCTGTCAGAGGCTTCATTCACAATGGCATTTACACCTATAAAGGCATTCCGTACGCCAAAGCCAAACGGTTTATGGCACCGACGAAACCTGACTCCTGGACAGGTGTACGCTCGTCGATGGCATACGGCCCCGTGTGTCCAATAATGACACCGACCAGTCAGGTCAACGACGAGAGCGAATTTGTCTATCACCACGACTGGGGCTATGCCAATGAAGATTGCCTGCGATTAAATGTCTGGTCGCCCCAAGTGGCCACTTCAGGGAGTGCCGTTGCGCGCAAACGTCCGGTTATGGTCTGGTTGCACGGAGGTGGCTATTCTGCGGGTTCGTCTCAGGAATTACCGTCCTATGACGGAGAGAATTTGAGCCGTACGGGCGATGTAGTATTGGTGTCGGTCAACCATCGGCTCAATGTGCTGGGATTTCTGGACCTGTCCGATTATGGCGCTACCTATAAAGCATCAGCCAACGTGGGCATGATGGATCTGGTAGCGGCTCTGCAATGGGTTCATGCCAATATCGATCAGTTCGGGGGTGATCCATCCAACGTTACCATATTCGGTCAATCGGGTGGAGGTGGCAAAGTATCGACGCTCATGTACACGCCTTCGGCTAAAGGATTGATTCATAAAGCCATTGCCGAAAGTGGTACTGCTCCACAATTTCAGGAACGCGATATAACGCACCGGGTGGGTGCGGCCGTTCTGGCGGAACTTGGCCTGACTGCCAGCCAGATTGATTCGATTCAGACCGTCCCGTACGAAAAACTGGCCGCAGCCGGCAATCGTGCCGTACAGAAGGTTCGACAACAACTGGCTGCTGAAGGTAAATCGGTCATGGGACTGGGCTGGGGACCTTCCCGAGATGGTACGTTTTTACCCTATCAACCCACTCAGCCCGAAGCGCTGGCACTTTCCAGTGACGTACCACTTCTGGTTGGCTCGACCAAGAACGAATTCATGCCTTCGCTCAGTGGCAACCTGCGGGACGCCACACCTGAGCAGGCGAAAGCGCAACTGCAAAAACGCTTTGGCGATAAAACAGACGCTTACATTACCGCGGTTAAACAGGCTTATCCCAAAGACTCCAAAGCCAGTGATCTGATGGATATCGATGATCGATTCCGAAGTAATACGCTCAAGCTGGCTAATTTAAAATCGGCTCATACCACTGCGCCGGTTTACGTGTATCTGTTCACCTGGCAATCTCCGGTGATGGACGGAGCTTATAAAGCCGTTCACTGCATGGAGATTCCGTTTGTGTTCAACAACATTGCCCGCTGCGAAGAAATGACGGGGGGTGGTAAGGAGGCTTACGACCTGGCCCGTAAAATGAGTCAATCGTGGGTTAGTTTCGCCCGTACCGGTAATCCAAACTACAAAGAATTACCCAACTGGCAACCCTATACAGAAGCAACCGGCACGACGATGTTATTCGACAATCAGTGCGTGATCAAAAACCATCCCGACAAAGAGATTCAGGCCCTGGCAACCAGTTCCTCTTCCCGCCTGCCTTAA
- a CDS encoding phytanoyl-CoA dioxygenase family protein encodes MLTANKVSEITTSDFLTEQQISFFNKSGYLHIKGFVSRQDVQLFLAEMKRIEAHFIAENVDKINGTPIKYGNDETGRRIVQRFAFSSLFSPVLHEFLQDSRFLNLTHLLQPYEGRIGEEEKDGLVINHYVRTPESNFSRMGWHTDSPRDLFLGQRIRPMLNVGLHLDDCPMTNGGLRVLPGTHKQSTLLTLFRKRQFVDHRPDPREVGFDIEAGDLTIHNGSLWHRVQQSPHVGALSRRRVMYIPLVTGEYQRKTAASKTPFYHRLASKVIG; translated from the coding sequence ATGTTGACAGCAAATAAAGTTTCGGAAATAACCACAAGCGATTTTCTCACGGAGCAGCAGATTTCGTTTTTCAACAAAAGCGGCTATCTACACATCAAGGGTTTCGTTAGTCGCCAGGATGTGCAGCTTTTTCTGGCCGAAATGAAGCGTATCGAAGCCCATTTCATTGCCGAAAACGTGGATAAAATAAATGGAACCCCCATCAAATATGGGAACGACGAAACTGGTCGGCGTATCGTACAGCGTTTCGCCTTTTCGTCGTTGTTTAGCCCGGTTCTGCATGAATTTCTACAGGATAGCCGCTTTCTGAATCTGACGCATCTGTTACAACCCTACGAAGGACGTATCGGTGAAGAAGAAAAGGACGGTCTGGTGATCAATCATTATGTACGAACGCCGGAGAGTAATTTCTCCCGCATGGGCTGGCATACCGATAGCCCGCGCGATCTGTTTCTGGGACAACGTATTCGGCCAATGCTCAACGTAGGCCTGCACCTAGACGACTGCCCGATGACAAACGGTGGTCTGCGCGTTTTGCCCGGTACCCACAAACAGAGCACTTTATTGACCCTGTTCCGCAAGCGGCAGTTTGTCGACCACCGACCTGATCCGCGTGAAGTTGGATTTGATATTGAAGCAGGCGATCTCACGATTCATAATGGTAGTTTATGGCATCGGGTGCAGCAGTCGCCCCACGTCGGCGCGTTGAGCCGTCGCCGGGTAATGTATATTCCGCTTGTTACAGGCGAATATCAGCGGAAAACGGCAGCTAGTAAGACTCCATTTTACCACCGGTTGGCCAGTAAAGTTATTGGGTAA
- a CDS encoding SDR family oxidoreductase, translating to MTGERILITGATGNVGAETLRELIHHSEKSHFEVIAGVRDPAKSRPLLKVQPDRFVKLDFADTRTFATALTGVSRMLLVRPPELANVDNYFKPFIEATKQAGVRKVTFLSMQGVENNPVTPHHKIEKLIVEADLEFTFLRPSFFMQNLCTTHRDEIRLRNELFIPAGNSRTSFIDARDVAAIAALALTSQSSEHFNRGYELTGSEALTYHEIAQILTDSLGHPIVYRKPSVLQFIWRKWRKEKLPLNYVLIMTSMYTIARTEKAAGIMTETEQLLGRPPITFRQFATDNRSVWMRDQ from the coding sequence GTGACAGGCGAACGAATTCTGATTACCGGCGCGACGGGAAATGTGGGAGCAGAAACACTTCGTGAGCTCATCCATCATTCCGAAAAATCTCATTTCGAGGTTATTGCCGGTGTGCGTGACCCAGCTAAATCAAGGCCGCTTCTAAAGGTTCAGCCGGATAGGTTTGTGAAGCTGGATTTTGCCGACACCCGGACATTTGCCACTGCCCTGACTGGTGTTAGCCGGATGCTGTTGGTGCGGCCACCCGAACTGGCCAATGTGGACAACTATTTTAAACCGTTCATCGAGGCCACGAAGCAGGCTGGTGTTCGGAAGGTAACCTTTCTGTCGATGCAGGGCGTAGAAAATAATCCTGTAACTCCGCATCATAAGATCGAGAAGCTCATTGTTGAGGCTGACCTTGAGTTTACATTTCTTCGGCCCAGTTTTTTCATGCAGAACCTGTGCACCACGCATCGGGATGAAATCCGGCTGCGAAACGAATTATTTATCCCAGCGGGAAATAGTCGTACTAGTTTTATCGATGCACGCGACGTAGCAGCCATAGCCGCACTGGCCCTTACCAGCCAAAGCAGTGAACACTTCAACCGAGGGTATGAATTGACAGGCTCCGAAGCGCTGACCTACCACGAGATCGCTCAAATACTGACCGATTCATTAGGCCACCCAATCGTTTATCGAAAACCGTCAGTGCTGCAATTCATCTGGCGAAAATGGCGTAAGGAAAAGCTGCCTCTGAATTACGTCTTGATCATGACATCCATGTATACTATTGCCCGAACAGAAAAAGCAGCCGGAATCATGACCGAAACCGAGCAATTGCTGGGCCGTCCTCCGATCACATTCAGGCAGTTTGCCACCGATAATCGTTCAGTTTGGATGCGTGATCAATAG